One Pectobacterium colocasium DNA segment encodes these proteins:
- a CDS encoding non-ribosomal peptide synthetase, whose protein sequence is MMKNRKTVFEIISEWSLKSPDKTAVEFNGDSLNYQQIESRSRLLADYLLSHYPNNKRGRIAVYLEPGVMMPVVLLAILKAGYTYVPLSHFHPSERIIQILDDSSAFLLISTRSMVNKTAIDNVFSSTLVLEDIHYPTEPAAVLPSVCENDLAYILYTSGSTGKPKGVAIEHRNLSYYLNWFNEDVWPETRATLPLTSSLSFAAAVTQLYAPLLRGDTLFILPADSLNEPDVLLRWHQQHPDGAIYCVPTVWDELLRYQATSSHVWALPKTVFLSGEPVSFDLKERTFQQIPDVRLFNLYGPTETTANCSFAELVPGKEVTLGKALRGSEILIVDENLCPVAEGEEGEICAFGEGVARGYINRDELTQQRFFTHERAGKSDWGHRTGDLGKRTPDGEIVYLGRIDRQIKINGIRIEPEEIEIVLRQHGDIDNALVRPIQENGRQRLVAYLVSRNPSLATNDLRRFLQDKLPRAMHPSHFIMLETLPKLPNGKLDVSRLPAPCPQRPELGYPVKTAGNELEQELTDIWQDVLGFRELGANDNFFDLGGDSLQAMNARRLIRKRLFSDIDYPLFFNNATPHLLAFIVPYYVNDDEPTLDEGKTDIEALTPSSQQRYFLTLDQLSPDPSVYQLAFRLTIDGTLDESAVEWSLGRILEGNPVLRTRFDLDRLQCLEGDYPVGAIPIERLTAFSTGGLANTLSDQQLLDLVNTPEMDLEHSPLICFHLVSLAAQRHILLGRVHHTVFDHDAIGLFFNQFIDYIRAYSAGDRSYRIGSEERYLRYRQQQRRTKDQCYPRERQFWLDKMEAYLAAGADATAFPLSESKEGENYWCILSDTLTQAIKHYAQQHRTTPFVCMLTAFNLLLKTTNYRHVPIGIPVSNRMLAENATTIGCFVNMVTYYDDSPTQESFSTLLARGQNKIHAILDNQTLPYDVLMADVRARGWSDKLRFPVSFNYLTAMPPAVQINETAYQIADIANHQARLDLTLSVYDDDALTLCFNYQLAAFKAEDIATLSHQYHQILMDIVQPNGTPLYGNR, encoded by the coding sequence ATGATGAAGAATAGAAAAACGGTCTTTGAAATTATCTCTGAATGGTCACTGAAAAGCCCCGATAAGACGGCGGTGGAATTTAACGGCGACAGCCTGAACTATCAACAAATAGAATCACGGTCACGCCTTCTGGCCGATTACCTTTTATCACACTACCCGAATAATAAACGTGGCAGAATTGCCGTCTATCTGGAGCCTGGGGTCATGATGCCGGTGGTCTTGCTGGCTATTTTAAAAGCCGGATATACCTATGTTCCGCTCTCACATTTTCACCCGTCAGAAAGAATCATTCAGATTCTTGATGACTCGTCGGCATTTTTACTTATTTCCACGCGCTCGATGGTAAATAAAACGGCTATCGATAATGTTTTCTCCTCTACGCTCGTGTTAGAGGATATTCATTATCCCACTGAGCCGGCAGCCGTGCTGCCATCCGTTTGTGAAAACGATCTCGCCTATATTCTCTATACCTCCGGCTCTACCGGGAAGCCAAAAGGGGTGGCCATTGAGCATCGAAATCTGAGTTATTATCTGAACTGGTTTAATGAGGATGTGTGGCCAGAGACGCGTGCGACGCTCCCTCTGACATCGTCACTCAGTTTTGCTGCCGCTGTGACACAGCTTTACGCCCCTTTATTACGTGGCGACACGCTGTTTATTTTGCCCGCCGATAGCTTGAATGAACCGGACGTTTTATTACGCTGGCACCAGCAGCATCCGGACGGCGCCATTTACTGTGTGCCGACCGTTTGGGATGAACTGCTGCGCTATCAGGCGACTTCTTCTCACGTGTGGGCGTTACCCAAAACCGTTTTTCTCTCTGGTGAACCTGTCTCTTTTGATTTAAAAGAGCGCACATTCCAGCAGATCCCGGATGTCAGGCTCTTTAATCTGTATGGCCCGACGGAAACGACGGCCAACTGCTCGTTTGCCGAATTGGTGCCGGGAAAAGAGGTGACGCTCGGTAAGGCTCTGCGTGGTAGCGAAATTCTGATCGTGGATGAGAATCTGTGTCCTGTGGCTGAAGGGGAAGAAGGGGAGATTTGCGCCTTCGGTGAAGGCGTCGCCCGTGGCTACATTAATCGCGACGAATTAACGCAACAGCGTTTCTTTACTCATGAGCGAGCCGGTAAAAGCGACTGGGGACACCGCACGGGCGATCTGGGAAAAAGGACGCCGGACGGGGAGATCGTCTATCTGGGGCGTATCGATCGCCAGATTAAGATTAATGGCATTCGTATTGAGCCCGAAGAGATCGAAATCGTGTTACGCCAGCATGGCGATATCGACAACGCGCTGGTGCGGCCGATTCAGGAAAACGGGCGTCAGCGTCTGGTGGCCTATCTGGTAAGCCGTAATCCATCGCTTGCCACGAACGATTTACGTCGCTTCTTGCAGGATAAATTGCCACGAGCGATGCATCCGTCCCATTTTATTATGCTGGAAACGCTGCCCAAGTTGCCTAACGGGAAATTGGATGTCAGCCGGCTGCCTGCGCCTTGTCCGCAGCGCCCTGAGTTGGGATATCCGGTTAAAACCGCAGGCAATGAGCTGGAACAGGAACTGACTGACATCTGGCAGGATGTGCTTGGTTTTCGTGAGCTCGGCGCCAACGATAACTTTTTTGATTTAGGGGGGGATTCGCTTCAGGCGATGAACGCCAGGCGACTGATTCGAAAACGACTGTTTAGCGACATCGATTATCCGTTGTTTTTCAACAACGCGACCCCTCATCTGCTTGCTTTCATCGTCCCTTACTATGTTAACGATGACGAGCCCACGCTTGATGAGGGTAAAACGGATATCGAGGCGCTCACACCATCATCTCAGCAGCGTTATTTTCTGACGCTGGATCAGCTCAGTCCGGATCCGTCGGTCTACCAATTGGCTTTTCGCCTGACGATAGACGGTACACTGGATGAATCTGCGGTGGAATGGAGTCTTGGGCGTATTCTGGAAGGTAATCCGGTATTGAGGACGCGCTTCGATCTGGATCGTCTGCAATGCCTTGAGGGGGATTATCCTGTCGGGGCGATCCCGATTGAACGACTGACGGCTTTCTCTACCGGCGGGCTGGCGAATACGCTGAGCGACCAGCAACTGCTGGATCTGGTCAATACACCGGAGATGGATTTAGAACATTCTCCGCTTATCTGTTTTCATCTGGTCTCGCTGGCGGCGCAACGGCATATTCTGCTGGGACGCGTGCACCATACCGTATTCGATCATGACGCGATTGGCTTATTCTTCAATCAATTTATTGATTACATCCGCGCTTATAGCGCGGGCGATCGCAGCTATCGAATAGGCAGTGAAGAGCGCTATCTGCGCTATCGTCAACAGCAGCGGCGTACTAAAGATCAGTGCTACCCAAGAGAGCGGCAGTTTTGGCTGGATAAAATGGAGGCTTACCTGGCTGCGGGTGCTGATGCGACGGCATTTCCTCTTAGTGAAAGCAAGGAGGGAGAAAATTATTGGTGTATTTTGTCTGATACGTTAACGCAGGCGATAAAGCACTATGCCCAGCAGCATCGCACAACGCCATTTGTCTGCATGCTGACCGCTTTCAACCTGCTGCTCAAAACGACAAACTACCGTCATGTGCCCATCGGTATTCCGGTGTCGAACCGTATGCTGGCGGAAAACGCCACGACGATAGGCTGTTTCGTGAATATGGTGACCTACTATGATGATTCGCCCACTCAGGAGTCTTTCAGCACGCTTTTGGCCCGTGGCCAGAATAAGATCCATGCCATTTTGGACAATCAGACATTGCCCTATGATGTGTTAATGGCCGATGTTCGCGCCAGAGGATGGTCTGATAAGCTGCGTTTCCCTGTCAGTTTTAACTATTTGACCGCTATGCCGCCGGCCGTACAGATCAATGAGACTGCATATCAGATCGCGGATATTGCTAATCATCAGGCTCGACTGGATTTGACGCTCTCTGTTTATGACGATGACGCACTGACGCTGTGTTTTAATTATCAGCTGGCGGCGTTTAAAGCGGAAGATATTGCCACTCTGTCTCATCAGTACCATCAAATTCTCATGGATATCGTACAGCCAAACGGGACGCCCTTGTACGGCAACCGGTAG
- a CDS encoding lysozyme: MANIPETINEAGLDLIKSFEGLRLTKYLDTAGRWTIGYGHLILPHENFDNGITLQEADLLLRQDLKTAETGVQHYVNVDLNGNQFGALTSFTYNLGVESLETSTLLRLLNQGNYDAAADQFPRWDKDGEQVVEGLLRRREAEKALFLQPVTPS; encoded by the coding sequence ATGGCTAACATTCCTGAAACGATCAATGAAGCTGGTCTCGATCTTATTAAGAGCTTTGAAGGATTGAGATTAACAAAGTATCTCGATACCGCTGGCAGATGGACTATTGGATATGGACATCTGATACTGCCACACGAAAATTTTGATAACGGTATTACCCTTCAGGAAGCCGACTTACTGTTACGTCAGGACTTAAAGACGGCGGAAACCGGTGTACAGCATTATGTGAACGTTGATCTCAACGGAAACCAATTTGGTGCACTAACATCATTTACCTACAATCTGGGCGTAGAAAGTCTGGAAACGTCGACATTATTACGCCTGCTGAATCAAGGTAACTATGATGCCGCAGCCGATCAATTTCCACGCTGGGACAAAGATGGTGAACAAGTCGTGGAAGGTCTTCTACGCCGTAGAGAAGCAGAAAAGGCGCTTTTCCTACAGCCCGTCACACCGAGCTAA
- a CDS encoding DUF2589 domain-containing protein, with protein MSFKNWITGKNKKPENVEPPQGENPHSTLNDRVTSSSKALTLADIARGMQHAATAANQFIAHQYQQTLDPFFERDADGALTPKTVSIQLDSRHHIELPLVALSTPRGLMLEKMKVQMTVRTDAVSKDEIASPLDDYNVSNFHVSMSPSGKNKKGRNSQHIDIEMQFTALAPPESLMRLIDDYTNLVLPQITQEEKNNG; from the coding sequence ATGTCATTCAAAAATTGGATAACGGGAAAAAATAAAAAACCAGAGAATGTCGAGCCCCCCCAAGGGGAAAACCCCCATTCCACGCTAAACGATCGCGTGACGTCATCATCAAAGGCGCTAACATTAGCAGATATTGCTCGCGGCATGCAGCATGCCGCTACCGCAGCCAATCAATTTATCGCTCACCAATACCAACAAACGCTCGATCCTTTTTTTGAACGTGACGCTGATGGTGCGTTAACGCCAAAGACGGTTTCTATTCAACTCGATTCTCGACACCACATCGAGCTGCCACTGGTTGCCCTTTCTACTCCAAGGGGGTTGATGCTGGAAAAAATGAAAGTGCAAATGACAGTGAGGACCGATGCGGTAAGCAAGGACGAAATAGCCTCGCCTTTAGACGATTATAACGTCAGCAATTTTCACGTCAGTATGTCGCCTTCAGGCAAAAACAAAAAAGGCAGAAATAGTCAGCACATCGATATAGAAATGCAGTTCACTGCGCTCGCCCCCCCTGAAAGCCTCATGCGATTAATTGATGACTATACCAATCTCGTTCTCCCCCAAATAACACAAGAGGAAAAAAACAATGGCTAA
- a CDS encoding response regulator transcription factor, which translates to MNVVIIDKSPVFIQGLSVGLNDFMHNVNIVGVKEIDDVWPCLEGMKNAFILLNCNKENGEYSFFLETLHEKYIGVSVIIMVDSIERHILNNYLKHHVMGVVLKTSPVDSIAQALKTVSMGMVCLPDDGVIYEGWSVDNSVKGKLSERQHEVLQLIASGASNKQISRTLNISAGTVKSHLESIFRRLNVRNRTQAAIVLLEEERR; encoded by the coding sequence GTGAATGTTGTTATTATTGACAAATCCCCTGTTTTCATTCAGGGCTTATCTGTTGGGCTGAATGATTTTATGCACAATGTCAATATTGTTGGCGTAAAGGAAATTGACGATGTATGGCCTTGCCTTGAGGGGATGAAAAACGCTTTTATTTTGCTAAATTGTAATAAAGAAAATGGAGAATACAGTTTTTTCCTGGAAACGCTGCATGAGAAATATATTGGTGTTAGTGTGATTATTATGGTTGATTCTATTGAAAGACATATTTTGAATAACTATCTGAAACACCATGTTATGGGGGTCGTTCTTAAAACATCGCCCGTTGATTCTATTGCTCAGGCATTAAAAACCGTATCGATGGGTATGGTCTGTTTACCTGATGATGGCGTGATCTATGAAGGATGGAGTGTCGATAACAGCGTAAAAGGCAAACTGAGTGAAAGGCAGCATGAGGTTCTGCAACTGATTGCATCAGGCGCTTCTAATAAACAGATTAGCCGGACATTAAACATCAGTGCAGGAACGGTGAAGTCGCATTTGGAGTCAATTTTCAGGCGACTTAATGTGCGTAACAGAACACAGGCTGCGATCGTACTATTAGAAGAAGAGCGAAGATAA
- the rimP gene encoding ribosome maturation factor RimP, whose translation MSTLEQKLTEMISAPVAALGYELVGIEFIRSRQSTLRIYIDSEDGITVDDCADVSHQVSAVLDVEDPITVAYNLEVSSPGLERPLFTVEHYLRFIGEEVTVVLRMAVQNRRKWLGVIKAVDGEMITITVEGKDEVFALSNIQKANLVPHF comes from the coding sequence TTGTCCACATTAGAGCAAAAATTAACAGAGATGATTTCAGCACCCGTTGCCGCATTAGGCTACGAATTAGTTGGGATTGAGTTCATCCGCAGTCGCCAATCGACACTGCGTATCTATATTGATAGTGAAGATGGCATCACTGTTGATGATTGTGCTGATGTCAGCCACCAGGTCAGTGCGGTATTGGACGTCGAAGATCCAATCACTGTCGCCTATAACCTGGAGGTTTCGTCTCCAGGGCTTGAGCGTCCCTTGTTCACGGTAGAACATTATCTGCGTTTCATCGGTGAAGAGGTGACAGTGGTACTGCGTATGGCAGTCCAGAATCGCCGTAAATGGTTGGGTGTAATCAAAGCTGTTGACGGCGAAATGATCACCATAACAGTGGAAGGCAAAGATGAAGTATTCGCGCTGAGCAACATCCAGAAAGCGAATCTTGTACCCCACTTTTAA
- the nusA gene encoding transcription termination factor NusA — translation MNKEILAVVEAVSNEKAVPREKIFEALETALATATKKKYEQEIDVRVSIDRKTGDFDTFRRWLVVNEVTQPTREITLEAAQFEDPSLDIGGYVEDQIESVTFDRITTQTAKQVIVQKVREAERAMVVDQFREQEGEIITGVVKKVNRDNISLEVRPIDGSNTSAEAVIGREDMLPRENFRPGDRIRGVLYSVRPEARGAQLFVSRSRPEMLVELFRIEVPEIGEEVIEIKAAARDPGSRAKIAVKTNDKRIDPVGACVGMRGARVQAVSSELGGERIDIILWDDNPAQFVINAMAPADVVSIVVDEDTCTMDIAVESSNLAQAIGRNGQNVRLASQLLKQHRSDDRWELNVMTVEDLQAKHQAEAHAAIDVFTKHLDIDDEFATVLVEEGFSSLEELAYVPIKELLAIEGLDEETVEALRERAKAALTTLALAHEESLGDGQPAEDLLSLPGLSRELAFKLAAIGVCTLEDLAEQGVDDLTDIEELNDEQAGELIMAARNICWFGDDNE, via the coding sequence ATGAACAAAGAGATTCTGGCTGTTGTTGAAGCAGTTTCCAATGAGAAAGCCGTCCCGCGCGAGAAGATTTTTGAAGCGCTGGAAACCGCACTGGCGACAGCGACCAAGAAAAAATACGAGCAGGAAATTGATGTCCGCGTGAGTATCGATCGCAAAACGGGCGATTTTGATACCTTCCGTCGCTGGTTAGTCGTGAATGAAGTCACTCAACCAACGCGCGAGATTACGCTTGAAGCTGCGCAGTTTGAAGATCCTTCTCTTGATATTGGCGGTTATGTTGAAGATCAAATCGAATCTGTAACCTTTGACCGTATTACGACGCAAACGGCAAAACAGGTTATCGTACAGAAAGTTCGTGAAGCCGAACGTGCGATGGTTGTTGATCAGTTCCGTGAGCAAGAAGGCGAGATTATCACCGGTGTCGTGAAGAAGGTGAACCGTGATAATATTTCGCTTGAAGTCAGACCAATCGATGGCTCTAACACCAGCGCAGAAGCGGTAATCGGCCGTGAAGATATGCTGCCTCGTGAAAATTTCCGCCCTGGCGACCGTATTCGTGGCGTACTGTATTCTGTTCGTCCTGAAGCTCGCGGTGCTCAACTGTTTGTCAGCCGTTCCCGTCCGGAAATGCTGGTTGAACTCTTCCGCATTGAAGTGCCAGAAATCGGTGAAGAAGTCATCGAGATTAAGGCCGCGGCCCGCGATCCGGGTTCACGTGCGAAAATTGCAGTGAAGACGAATGACAAGCGTATCGATCCTGTCGGCGCGTGTGTGGGTATGCGTGGTGCGCGCGTGCAGGCGGTTTCCAGTGAACTGGGCGGCGAGCGTATTGACATCATTCTGTGGGATGACAACCCTGCACAGTTTGTGATCAATGCTATGGCGCCTGCCGATGTTGTCTCGATCGTGGTTGATGAAGATACCTGCACGATGGATATCGCCGTTGAGTCGAGCAACCTGGCTCAGGCGATTGGTCGTAACGGGCAAAACGTACGTTTGGCTTCCCAACTGCTGAAACAGCATCGTTCAGACGACCGTTGGGAACTGAACGTGATGACAGTGGAAGATCTTCAAGCCAAGCATCAGGCTGAAGCACATGCCGCAATCGACGTCTTTACCAAGCATCTTGATATTGATGACGAGTTTGCCACCGTGCTGGTTGAAGAAGGTTTCTCCTCACTTGAAGAACTGGCCTACGTGCCAATCAAGGAATTGCTGGCTATCGAAGGCCTTGATGAAGAAACCGTTGAAGCATTGCGTGAGCGTGCGAAAGCCGCATTAACCACGCTGGCACTGGCGCATGAAGAAAGCCTGGGTGACGGTCAACCTGCTGAAGACTTGCTTAGCTTGCCTGGGCTGTCGCGTGAGTTGGCGTTCAAACTTGCTGCGATCGGTGTTTGTACGCTGGAAGATCTTGCTGAACAGGGCGTTGACGACCTGACAGATATTGAAGAACTCAATGATGAGCAAGCGGGCGAATTGATTATGGCCGCACGTAATATCTGTTGGTTTGGCGACGACAACGAATAA
- the infB gene encoding translation initiation factor IF-2 — MTDVTVKSLAAEIQTPVDRLIQQFADAGMTKSASDAVTQHEKETLLAHLNRDRGNAAQGKLTLQRKTRSTLNVPSTGGKSKSVQIEVRKTRTYVKRDPIDAQQAEEEEQARREAEEQAQRAAEEQAKREAELREAAEKAKRAADEQAKREAAEKAKRDVAEKEKVTNQQNENMTKPAQAEKAKREAEAAELKRKAEEAARLKVEEEARRIAEEARRMAEENAGRWEAESAKPEESADYHVTTSHHAREAEDENDRQVEGERRSRSRAGKVTKQKKGNRQSESKADREEARAVTRGGKGKRKPSSLQQSFNKPVQAVNRDVVIGETVTVAELANKMAVKGSQVIKVMMKLGAMATINQVIDQETAQLVAEEMGHKVILRRENELEEAVMSDRDTGVAAEARAPVVTIMGHVDHGKTSLLDYIRSTKVAAGEAGGITQHIGAYHVETDNGMITFLDTPGHAAFTAMRARGAQATDIVVLVVAADDGVMPQTIEAIQHAKAAQVPVVVAVNKIDKPEADPDRVKTELSQYGVMPEEWGGESQFVHVSAKAGTGIDELLDAILLQAEVLELKAVRSGMANGVVIESFLDKGRGPVATVLVREGTLNKGDIVLCGFEYGRVRAMRDELGREITSAGPSIPVEILGLSGVPAAGDEATVVRDEKKAREVALYRQGKFREVKLARQQKSKLENMFANMTEGEVSELNIVLKSDVQGSCEAISDSLQKLSTDEVKVKIVGSGVGGITETDATLAAASNAIILGFNVRADASARRIVESESLDLRYYSVIYDLLDEVKQAMSGMLAPEYKQEIIGLAEVRDVFKSPKFGAIAGCMVTEGIVKRHNKIRVLRDNVVIYEGELESLRRFKDDVNEVRNGMECGIGVKNYNDVRPGDMIEVFETIEIKRTIA; from the coding sequence ATGACAGATGTAACCGTAAAATCGCTGGCCGCAGAGATTCAAACTCCGGTTGACCGCCTGATACAGCAGTTTGCTGATGCGGGAATGACCAAGTCTGCATCGGACGCTGTGACCCAGCATGAAAAAGAAACATTATTGGCGCACCTGAACCGCGATCGCGGTAATGCTGCGCAGGGTAAACTGACGCTGCAACGTAAAACGCGCAGCACGCTAAATGTCCCTAGCACTGGCGGTAAAAGTAAGTCGGTGCAGATCGAAGTCCGCAAGACACGCACTTATGTAAAACGCGATCCGATTGATGCCCAACAGGCGGAAGAGGAAGAGCAGGCACGGCGTGAAGCGGAAGAACAGGCACAACGTGCCGCTGAAGAGCAAGCTAAACGCGAGGCCGAACTGCGCGAAGCTGCTGAGAAAGCGAAACGTGCTGCCGACGAGCAAGCCAAACGTGAAGCCGCTGAAAAAGCTAAGCGTGATGTAGCGGAAAAAGAAAAAGTGACGAACCAACAAAACGAAAATATGACCAAGCCGGCTCAGGCCGAGAAAGCGAAGCGCGAAGCGGAAGCTGCCGAACTTAAGCGTAAAGCGGAAGAAGCGGCACGTCTGAAAGTTGAAGAAGAAGCCCGTCGCATTGCTGAAGAAGCCCGTCGTATGGCCGAAGAGAATGCCGGACGTTGGGAAGCGGAAAGCGCTAAACCTGAAGAGTCTGCCGATTATCATGTGACGACGTCTCATCATGCCCGTGAAGCGGAAGATGAGAATGACCGTCAGGTTGAAGGCGAACGCCGCAGCCGCAGCCGCGCTGGCAAAGTGACCAAACAGAAGAAAGGCAATCGCCAGTCTGAGTCCAAAGCTGACCGCGAAGAAGCGCGTGCTGTTACCCGTGGCGGTAAAGGCAAGCGTAAGCCAAGCTCACTGCAACAGAGCTTCAATAAGCCTGTGCAGGCGGTTAACCGTGATGTTGTGATTGGTGAAACGGTTACTGTTGCTGAACTGGCTAACAAAATGGCCGTTAAAGGCTCTCAGGTCATCAAAGTGATGATGAAACTGGGCGCAATGGCAACGATCAACCAGGTTATCGACCAGGAAACCGCGCAACTTGTTGCGGAAGAGATGGGTCATAAAGTCATCCTGCGTCGTGAGAACGAGCTGGAAGAAGCGGTAATGAGCGACCGTGATACGGGGGTTGCAGCAGAAGCGCGTGCCCCTGTCGTCACCATCATGGGTCACGTTGACCACGGTAAAACCTCTCTGCTTGACTATATTCGTTCAACCAAGGTCGCAGCGGGTGAAGCGGGTGGGATTACCCAGCACATCGGTGCTTACCACGTTGAAACTGACAATGGCATGATTACGTTCCTGGATACACCGGGACACGCCGCGTTTACCGCAATGCGTGCTCGTGGTGCTCAGGCAACGGATATCGTGGTACTGGTTGTGGCGGCGGATGACGGCGTAATGCCTCAGACCATCGAAGCTATCCAGCACGCGAAAGCCGCTCAGGTTCCGGTTGTGGTTGCAGTCAACAAAATCGATAAACCTGAAGCCGATCCCGATCGTGTGAAAACCGAACTGTCTCAGTACGGCGTTATGCCGGAAGAGTGGGGCGGCGAATCTCAGTTTGTCCACGTATCTGCTAAAGCCGGTACGGGCATCGACGAACTGCTGGATGCGATTCTGTTGCAGGCCGAAGTTTTGGAACTGAAAGCCGTCCGTAGCGGCATGGCAAACGGTGTAGTGATCGAATCCTTCCTGGATAAAGGTCGTGGCCCGGTTGCAACCGTACTGGTTCGCGAAGGTACGCTGAATAAAGGCGACATCGTTCTGTGCGGTTTCGAATATGGCCGTGTTCGTGCGATGCGTGATGAATTAGGTCGCGAAATTACATCTGCGGGTCCTTCTATTCCTGTCGAAATTCTTGGTCTGTCCGGTGTGCCTGCCGCAGGTGATGAGGCGACGGTTGTTCGTGACGAGAAGAAAGCGCGTGAAGTGGCCTTGTATCGTCAGGGTAAATTCCGTGAAGTTAAACTGGCTCGTCAGCAGAAATCTAAACTGGAAAACATGTTTGCCAACATGACGGAAGGTGAAGTTTCTGAACTGAACATCGTGCTTAAATCTGACGTTCAGGGTTCTTGTGAAGCGATTTCCGATTCACTGCAGAAACTGTCTACTGATGAAGTGAAAGTGAAGATCGTGGGTTCCGGTGTGGGCGGTATCACAGAAACGGACGCCACGCTGGCAGCCGCTTCGAATGCGATTATCCTTGGCTTTAACGTTCGTGCAGATGCATCAGCACGCCGCATCGTGGAATCAGAAAGCCTGGATCTGCGTTATTATTCCGTCATTTACGACTTGCTTGATGAAGTTAAACAGGCGATGAGCGGTATGTTGGCGCCGGAGTACAAGCAAGAGATTATCGGTCTGGCCGAAGTCCGTGATGTCTTTAAATCACCGAAATTTGGCGCTATCGCTGGTTGTATGGTGACGGAAGGTATCGTTAAGCGTCACAACAAGATCCGCGTACTGCGTGACAACGTGGTGATCTACGAAGGCGAGCTGGAATCTCTGCGCCGCTTCAAAGATGACGTTAACGAAGTTCGTAACGGTATGGAATGTGGTATCGGCGTGAAGAACTACAACGACGTTCGCCCTGGCGATATGATCGAAGTCTTTGAAACGATTGAGATCAAACGTACGATCGCGTAA
- the rbfA gene encoding 30S ribosome-binding factor RbfA — translation MAKEFSRTQRVAQEMQKEIAIIIQREVKDPRIGMATVSGVEVSRDLAYAKVFVTFLNDNEPEQVKTAIKALQDASGFIRTLVGKAMRLRVVPALTFSYDNSLVEGMRMSNLVTNVVRNDTERRSVTGEDQED, via the coding sequence ATGGCAAAAGAATTCAGCCGCACCCAGCGCGTTGCGCAGGAAATGCAAAAAGAAATCGCCATTATCATTCAGCGTGAAGTGAAAGATCCGCGTATCGGTATGGCGACCGTATCCGGTGTGGAAGTTTCTCGCGATCTGGCGTATGCCAAAGTTTTTGTGACCTTCCTGAATGATAACGAGCCAGAACAAGTTAAAACGGCAATAAAAGCACTTCAGGATGCGTCTGGCTTTATTCGTACCCTGGTTGGCAAGGCAATGCGTCTGCGTGTTGTTCCGGCCCTGACCTTCTCCTACGACAATTCGTTGGTTGAAGGGATGAGAATGTCCAATCTGGTGACCAATGTGGTCAGAAACGATACGGAACGTCGTTCTGTGACGGGCGAAGATCAGGAGGATTAA
- the truB gene encoding tRNA pseudouridine(55) synthase TruB, which produces MSRPRRRGRDIHGVLLVDKPQGVSSNDVLQKVKRIFNANRAGHTGALDPLATGMLPICLGEATKFSQYLLDSDKRYRVIARLGQRTDTSDADGNVIEERAIGFSATELEQALEGFRGTTQQVPSMYSALKYQGRKLYEYARQGLTVPREARDITVYELQFIRWEGDELELEIHCSKGTYIRTIIDDLGEKLGCGAHVIYLRRLQVATYPIERMVTLEQLAALVEQAQAQELSPSLSLDPLLMPMESPVIDFPEVNLTPVVAGYLKLGQPVQAANAPLNGMVRITEGDAHKFIGMGEIDGDGRVAPRRLVVEFLV; this is translated from the coding sequence ATGAGTCGTCCTCGTCGTCGCGGCCGTGATATACACGGCGTATTGCTCGTAGATAAGCCGCAAGGCGTGTCGTCTAATGATGTTTTACAGAAGGTAAAACGGATTTTTAACGCCAACAGAGCGGGTCATACGGGGGCGTTGGATCCACTAGCCACCGGTATGTTGCCGATTTGCCTTGGGGAAGCGACGAAATTTTCCCAATACCTGCTGGATTCAGATAAGCGCTACCGCGTTATTGCTCGCCTTGGGCAACGAACCGACACCTCCGATGCCGACGGTAACGTGATTGAAGAACGTGCGATTGGTTTTTCTGCAACGGAACTGGAGCAGGCGCTGGAAGGCTTTCGCGGTACCACGCAGCAAGTGCCATCCATGTACTCTGCGCTGAAGTATCAGGGGCGTAAGCTGTATGAGTATGCTCGCCAGGGGCTGACGGTTCCGCGCGAAGCGCGTGACATCACCGTGTACGAACTGCAGTTCATCCGCTGGGAAGGCGATGAGCTGGAACTGGAGATCCATTGTTCGAAAGGGACGTACATCCGCACCATTATTGACGATTTGGGCGAAAAGCTGGGCTGTGGCGCACATGTGATTTACCTGCGGCGTTTGCAGGTTGCCACCTATCCTATCGAAAGAATGGTGACGCTGGAGCAGTTAGCCGCATTGGTCGAGCAGGCTCAGGCGCAAGAACTCTCGCCTTCACTGAGTCTCGATCCTCTGCTTATGCCGATGGAAAGCCCGGTCATTGATTTTCCTGAAGTGAATTTGACACCCGTTGTCGCTGGTTATTTGAAGCTGGGACAGCCTGTTCAGGCCGCGAATGCGCCGCTGAACGGTATGGTGAGAATCACCGAAGGCGACGCGCACAAGTTTATCGGTATGGGTGAAATTGACGGTGATGGCCGCGTTGCGCCACGGCGTCTGGTTGTTGAGTTTCTGGTGTAA